The following proteins are co-located in the Sulfurospirillum deleyianum DSM 6946 genome:
- a CDS encoding OprD family outer membrane porin: MKFSRLSLVAMAALATLSNNAFAADNLEDAFKNGKVAGEIRAYYFSKDIPNDHKGHEDIFATGLMLNYVTDSFMGFRAGATFQSSATPFVDDDGKTMFKKDMWAQGAQLSEAYLAYALGKTDVKVGRMYMGTPLIAGSGSRLIRESFEGALITNKDIPDTTLGAVYIDKFQARTNRDGDIGEFEDYYDGMYSLYAINKSIAGLTLTGAWAYMNDDNTLNSNLNIYNLEALYANKIGVFGYNLGAQYWFNDYGSVSAGEDDSIAGYGLKAGASYADLSGYIAYSKISDDDNTPMGQLLHGAGNGTDLIYTASIIGSYSYYADMKAYAAGLDYKINPSAHIGTVYVTTTHDANFAADADVSYTGFYASYSFNGALKGLSVVAQYETIGQDADGDQFRFKGSYKF, translated from the coding sequence ATGAAATTTTCACGTTTAAGTTTAGTGGCTATGGCGGCACTTGCTACGCTTTCAAACAACGCTTTTGCAGCAGACAATCTTGAAGATGCGTTTAAAAACGGTAAAGTAGCAGGGGAGATTCGTGCCTACTATTTTAGCAAAGATATCCCCAATGACCACAAAGGGCATGAAGATATTTTTGCCACAGGTTTAATGCTTAACTACGTCACCGATAGCTTTATGGGATTTAGAGCAGGTGCTACGTTTCAATCGAGCGCAACGCCGTTCGTGGATGATGATGGCAAAACGATGTTTAAAAAAGATATGTGGGCGCAAGGGGCACAACTCTCTGAAGCCTATCTTGCGTATGCTTTAGGTAAAACCGATGTCAAAGTAGGGCGTATGTATATGGGAACACCGCTCATTGCAGGCAGTGGCTCACGCCTCATTCGTGAGTCCTTTGAGGGAGCGCTTATTACCAACAAAGATATTCCTGATACCACTTTAGGTGCAGTTTACATCGACAAATTTCAAGCACGTACCAACCGAGATGGCGACATTGGCGAGTTTGAAGATTATTACGATGGAATGTACTCTCTTTATGCGATTAACAAATCTATTGCGGGACTCACCCTCACAGGTGCATGGGCATACATGAACGATGACAACACGCTAAATTCTAACCTCAATATTTACAACCTTGAAGCCCTCTATGCCAATAAAATAGGTGTATTTGGTTATAACCTAGGCGCTCAATACTGGTTCAATGACTATGGCTCTGTCAGTGCAGGCGAAGATGACTCTATCGCTGGCTATGGTCTAAAAGCGGGGGCAAGTTATGCAGACCTTAGTGGTTATATTGCTTACTCTAAAATCTCCGATGATGATAACACCCCAATGGGTCAATTACTCCATGGTGCGGGCAATGGTACAGACCTTATCTATACAGCTTCCATCATCGGTTCATACAGTTACTATGCTGATATGAAAGCCTATGCAGCAGGTTTGGATTACAAAATCAATCCTTCCGCCCATATTGGTACGGTGTATGTTACAACCACACACGATGCCAATTTTGCAGCCGACGCTGACGTCTCTTACACAGGTTTTTACGCCTCTTACAGCTTTAATGGAGCACTTAAAGGCTTAAGTGTTGTCGCACAATACGAAACGATTGGTCAAGACGCCGATGGCGACCAATTCCGCTTTAAAGGCTCTTATAAATTCTAA
- a CDS encoding ABC transporter ATP-binding protein, translated as MLDVQGVVKGYYESHGLFKKKHKAVLKGVSLHVKRGECVGLIGESGSGKSTLGKIILGIEKADKGSISFEGKSEKRAYEKEMSVVFQDYTSSINPRFRIKEVIAEALGESIACAKEKRGYIVSLLEEVGLDTSFLERYAHELSGGQLQRVCIARAIATKPKFILLDEAVSSLDVSVQLQILELLKALKKKHNLSYLFITHDVMCVTYLCDRVIFFKEGECVESVDKIEDLKHISHPYSKSLLGAVEALEIPNFC; from the coding sequence ATGTTAGACGTGCAAGGAGTTGTGAAAGGGTACTATGAATCGCACGGGCTTTTTAAAAAAAAGCACAAAGCGGTTTTAAAAGGAGTCTCTTTACATGTAAAAAGAGGCGAATGCGTTGGGTTGATTGGTGAGTCTGGAAGTGGTAAAAGTACCCTTGGAAAAATTATTTTAGGGATTGAAAAAGCCGATAAAGGTAGCATCTCTTTTGAGGGTAAGAGCGAAAAAAGAGCGTATGAAAAAGAGATGAGCGTTGTGTTTCAAGACTATACCAGCTCCATCAATCCTCGCTTTCGCATCAAAGAGGTCATCGCAGAAGCCTTGGGTGAAAGTATTGCCTGTGCCAAAGAGAAACGTGGTTACATTGTTTCGCTCCTTGAAGAGGTAGGACTGGATACGTCGTTTTTAGAGCGTTATGCGCATGAGCTTAGTGGCGGTCAGCTTCAAAGGGTCTGCATCGCCAGAGCCATTGCGACAAAGCCTAAGTTTATTTTGCTCGATGAAGCGGTGAGTTCACTGGATGTTTCGGTGCAGTTGCAGATTTTGGAGCTTTTAAAAGCGCTCAAAAAGAAGCATAACCTCTCCTATTTGTTCATTACGCACGATGTGATGTGTGTGACTTATCTGTGCGATAGGGTGATTTTTTTTAAAGAGGGCGAATGTGTTGAAAGTGTCGATAAAATCGAAGATTTAAAGCATATTTCACACCCCTATTCCAAAAGTCTTTTAGGGGCTGTTGAAGCACTTGAAATTCCAAATTTTTGTTAA
- the opp1C gene encoding nickel/cobalt ABC transporter permease, with amino-acid sequence MKRLLSDKLAILALSILATVVMMGVFAPFFSLYDPLEQNIAFKFAGMSWEYPLGTDHLGRCIYSRLVFGIRNTVFLAMLTMVCTIGIGVVIGVISGYYKGVVDEMMMRFCDVMLSFPSQVMILAIVGVLGVGIENIIIANIVIKWTWYARMIRGMVAGYNYKNYVLFAKTIGKSDRFIIARHLLPNISSEIVVLATLDMGWVIINISTLSFLGLGIQPPFPEWGAMLSEAKNVLMSNPSQMIAPGLAILVVVASFNILGDALRDMLDVRGANK; translated from the coding sequence ATGAAGCGACTGTTGAGTGATAAATTAGCGATTTTAGCGCTGTCGATTTTGGCAACGGTGGTGATGATGGGAGTTTTTGCTCCTTTTTTTAGCTTGTATGACCCGCTAGAGCAGAACATTGCCTTTAAATTTGCGGGGATGTCGTGGGAGTATCCTTTGGGGACAGATCATTTGGGGCGGTGTATCTACTCACGTTTGGTCTTTGGGATTCGCAACACCGTCTTTTTGGCGATGCTCACGATGGTATGTACCATTGGCATTGGCGTTGTCATAGGGGTGATTTCGGGCTATTACAAAGGTGTGGTCGATGAGATGATGATGCGCTTTTGCGATGTGATGCTCTCTTTTCCCAGTCAAGTGATGATTTTAGCCATTGTGGGTGTTTTGGGTGTGGGCATTGAAAATATCATTATTGCGAACATTGTTATTAAGTGGACGTGGTATGCGAGAATGATTCGAGGGATGGTGGCAGGCTATAACTATAAAAACTATGTGCTTTTTGCTAAGACGATTGGCAAGAGCGATAGGTTTATTATCGCACGGCATCTGCTTCCTAACATTAGCTCTGAAATTGTCGTTTTAGCCACGCTTGATATGGGTTGGGTTATCATTAACATCTCAACACTCTCCTTTTTGGGCTTAGGGATTCAGCCGCCTTTTCCTGAATGGGGTGCGATGCTCAGTGAAGCTAAAAATGTCCTCATGTCCAATCCTTCGCAAATGATAGCCCCAGGGCTTGCCATTTTGGTGGTGGTGGCGAGTTTTAACATTTTAGGCGATGCTCTGCGAGATATGCTAGATGTAAGAGGAGCTAACAAATGA
- the nikA gene encoding nickel ABC transporter substrate-binding protein, giving the protein MKKIGLAILALVVIGVGFYFSSPKEEPKAEAPKKSEQVVTFANFRDIRDLNPHLYSGELYAQNMLFESLVHIASDGKIEPWLATEWKISDEGKTYVFKLREDVSFSDGEKFNAKAAKANFDAILSNIKRHGWLESVRLMDAINQKGGEAVQASGEYELTLKLDAPYYPLLVELGVIRPFRFISPKAFINGTTKDGVSALSGTGRYVLKENHKDEYAVFELNPNYWGKKPELQKVIVKVIPDNQTRLMALEKGEIDLVFGVNMVDSAAYNKFANLKGFSSAISEPLSTRMILLNTTDAITGDVNVRKAIQHATDKETISKAIFAGIESPADLLLSKNTPYANIGLTPYAFDKAKAEALLEASGWMKVEGKKYRQKEGRELAITLNYNSNNVTDKTIAEFLQGEFTKIGMNLNIVGEEEQANRDRMKAGSFQMVFNISWGMPYDPQSFLAGMRKVVYGDYLAQQGLKDKALIDETILHALESTDEIKRQEHYRFVLTRLHDEAVYLPLTYERNRAIFNQKLENVGFDVSKYEVPFERMRVK; this is encoded by the coding sequence ATGAAAAAAATCGGTTTAGCGATTTTAGCGTTAGTGGTCATTGGTGTGGGCTTTTACTTCTCTTCACCCAAAGAAGAGCCAAAAGCAGAAGCGCCAAAAAAGAGTGAGCAGGTAGTTACATTTGCCAATTTTAGAGATATTAGGGATTTAAATCCGCATTTGTACAGTGGTGAGTTGTACGCTCAAAATATGTTGTTTGAATCGTTGGTACATATTGCTAGTGACGGTAAAATTGAGCCGTGGTTAGCGACTGAATGGAAGATTTCAGATGAGGGAAAAACCTATGTGTTTAAACTGCGTGAAGATGTCTCATTTTCAGATGGCGAAAAGTTTAACGCCAAAGCTGCCAAAGCCAATTTCGATGCGATTTTAAGCAACATTAAACGCCACGGATGGTTAGAGTCTGTACGTTTGATGGACGCAATTAATCAAAAAGGTGGCGAAGCGGTACAAGCCAGTGGTGAGTATGAGCTGACCCTTAAACTCGATGCTCCTTATTACCCACTTTTAGTAGAACTTGGCGTGATTCGCCCGTTTCGTTTTATCTCTCCAAAGGCGTTTATTAATGGGACAACCAAAGATGGCGTGAGTGCTCTTAGTGGAACGGGGCGTTACGTCTTAAAAGAGAACCATAAAGATGAGTATGCGGTGTTTGAGCTCAATCCTAATTATTGGGGCAAAAAACCAGAGCTTCAAAAAGTCATTGTTAAAGTGATTCCTGATAATCAAACCCGTTTGATGGCGCTTGAAAAAGGCGAGATTGATCTTGTTTTTGGTGTCAATATGGTCGATTCAGCCGCCTACAACAAATTTGCAAATCTTAAAGGCTTTAGTAGTGCTATCTCCGAGCCTCTCTCAACCCGTATGATTTTGCTTAATACCACCGATGCCATCACGGGTGATGTGAATGTTCGTAAAGCGATTCAGCACGCAACCGATAAAGAGACGATTTCTAAAGCGATTTTTGCGGGCATTGAAAGTCCAGCTGATTTGTTGCTCTCTAAAAATACCCCTTATGCGAACATTGGATTAACTCCCTATGCATTTGATAAAGCCAAAGCGGAAGCGCTTTTAGAAGCTTCTGGTTGGATGAAAGTTGAAGGTAAAAAATACCGCCAAAAAGAAGGACGTGAATTAGCTATTACTTTAAATTACAACAGCAACAATGTCACCGATAAAACCATTGCCGAGTTTTTACAAGGAGAATTTACCAAAATTGGTATGAACCTCAACATCGTGGGTGAAGAAGAACAAGCCAATCGTGACCGTATGAAAGCAGGATCGTTTCAGATGGTGTTTAACATCTCATGGGGGATGCCATACGATCCACAATCTTTCTTAGCGGGTATGCGAAAAGTCGTTTACGGGGATTATTTGGCGCAACAAGGACTTAAAGATAAAGCCTTAATTGATGAGACCATTTTACATGCGCTTGAGAGTACGGATGAGATTAAACGTCAAGAACACTACCGTTTTGTCTTAACCAGACTTCACGATGAAGCGGTCTATTTGCCATTAACCTACGAGAGAAACCGTGCGATTTTCAACCAAAAGCTTGAAAATGTCGGCTTTGATGTCTCGAAGTATGAAGTTCCTTTTGAGCGAATGCGTGTTAAATAA
- a CDS encoding sulfurtransferase TusA family protein has product METIDVRGLSCPSPVLEVKQAMDRGVKSLKVLADCGTATENVTRFARNANYSVDVKTLDDGTTEFTLNAQ; this is encoded by the coding sequence ATGGAAACCATTGATGTACGAGGGCTTTCATGCCCCTCCCCTGTGTTAGAAGTCAAACAAGCGATGGATAGAGGGGTAAAAAGCCTCAAAGTCTTAGCCGATTGTGGCACCGCGACTGAGAATGTGACCCGTTTTGCACGCAATGCGAATTACAGCGTGGATGTGAAAACATTGGATGATGGCACCACAGAGTTTACATTAAACGCTCAATGA
- a CDS encoding aspartate:alanine exchanger family transporter translates to MINNEIFYLFAIISVGYILGNIKIKGFSLDVTAMLIVALIAGHYGMVISDAFQYFGLAIFIYAVGLQSGPGFFDTIKNEGLKFNLIAVVLLLMLFAIIFTCGYIFKMPRTITDGIFAGALTSVPALAAALEIKNTATTSVMFGLVYPFGIVVTVLFMRFLPVLFRVDLQKEVEAYEAAQKTRFPDIHTRNFRITNENFKTSEIKKSKIEAMTATVIERMSLDGTVEHDDDDAILHFGDVIRVAGTDEQLANLSIVLGQEIGEEHVFKDDMAVLRLLTTNKEIVGKKIGMIKELKSLRTVITKVRRAGIDIPSYPNLTLRLGDKLYVVAPEMYVEKVTKFIGNDLLKYPAADFLPISLGVVLGILLGSIPFFIPGVGAIKLSFVGGILITALVLGRLGRVGPIVWNLSPHSTTLLKTLGQLIFIATLGTNAGKYLLESLHNNGFLPIAIALGALVVSLGLVAFTCKVILKMNFIDILGVLSGAMTSTPSLTMANNMTKTDYPSIAYAAVYPLGLVLVIVLAQLGMKIM, encoded by the coding sequence ATGATAAATAACGAAATTTTCTACCTTTTTGCCATCATCTCAGTGGGATACATCTTAGGCAATATTAAAATTAAAGGCTTCTCTTTAGACGTAACTGCCATGCTGATTGTCGCACTCATTGCGGGGCATTATGGTATGGTTATTTCTGATGCGTTTCAGTACTTTGGTTTGGCGATTTTTATCTACGCCGTGGGACTTCAGTCAGGTCCTGGTTTTTTTGACACCATCAAAAATGAAGGACTCAAATTTAACCTTATCGCTGTGGTGCTTTTGCTGATGCTTTTTGCTATTATTTTTACCTGCGGATATATCTTTAAGATGCCTCGCACCATTACTGATGGTATTTTTGCAGGAGCATTGACCTCTGTTCCAGCCCTCGCTGCCGCCCTTGAGATTAAAAATACCGCAACCACTTCAGTGATGTTTGGTTTGGTCTATCCTTTTGGTATTGTGGTGACCGTTTTGTTTATGCGTTTTTTACCCGTGCTCTTTCGTGTGGATTTACAAAAAGAGGTTGAGGCGTATGAAGCAGCACAAAAAACTCGTTTTCCTGACATTCACACCCGAAATTTTCGCATTACCAATGAAAATTTTAAAACCAGTGAGATTAAAAAATCCAAAATCGAAGCGATGACTGCTACGGTTATTGAGCGGATGAGTTTAGATGGCACCGTAGAACACGATGACGATGATGCTATCTTGCATTTTGGCGATGTCATCCGTGTGGCAGGAACCGATGAGCAACTGGCCAACTTAAGCATTGTATTAGGACAAGAGATAGGGGAAGAACATGTCTTTAAAGACGATATGGCAGTGCTTAGGCTTCTTACCACCAACAAAGAAATTGTAGGTAAAAAAATAGGTATGATTAAAGAGCTAAAGTCTTTGCGTACGGTGATCACGAAAGTGAGACGTGCGGGTATTGACATTCCCTCTTATCCAAACTTAACCTTACGCCTTGGCGATAAACTCTATGTCGTTGCCCCTGAAATGTACGTTGAAAAAGTAACCAAATTCATTGGTAATGATTTATTAAAATACCCAGCCGCAGACTTTTTACCCATCTCCTTAGGGGTTGTTTTGGGTATTTTGCTGGGAAGCATTCCCTTCTTTATTCCAGGAGTAGGCGCCATTAAACTCAGCTTCGTTGGGGGCATTTTAATTACAGCGTTGGTGTTAGGACGTTTGGGGCGTGTAGGACCGATTGTGTGGAACCTTTCACCGCACTCAACCACGCTTCTAAAGACACTCGGACAGCTCATCTTTATCGCAACCCTAGGAACCAATGCGGGAAAATACCTGCTCGAATCTTTGCACAATAACGGCTTTTTACCCATCGCCATTGCGTTGGGTGCGCTTGTCGTTTCACTGGGGCTTGTTGCCTTTACATGTAAAGTCATTTTAAAGATGAATTTCATCGATATTTTGGGTGTTCTCTCAGGGGCTATGACCTCTACACCTTCTTTAACGATGGCAAACAATATGACCAAAACGGACTACCCTTCCATCGCCTATGCGGCGGTTTATCCTCTAGGACTGGTTTTGGTCATCGTCCTTGCACAATTAGGCATGAAGATAATGTAA
- a CDS encoding MATE family efflux transporter: MGYKEYLSIAIPFVISTVTQPLLGAVDTAVIGRLGEPAFVGGVAIGTAILNTLYWLFGFLRVGTSGFSAQALGSQSEKQIYFAYFRPLFIALCISVIFIGLHQPILEGAFAIYEPESRVLESTQTYFEILIWGAPFVLIGYVNLGWIMGQKRIKETMWLQISTNLINIILDVVFVFYCDFGVAGVAYATLIAQGYAFVLGLWFISKIITFKRIVHFKEELLHKGELKKIMSVNGDLMIRTVCLLAMTNMFVARGNRFGVEILAANAILFQIQYIISYLFDGLANASSIFAGRAVGAKNKEQYHEVFRISNVMVFGLSMLVALMIVLFEKPMIALFTDIASVQTLCLEYTLWLAIFPFCVGIGLVYYGVFTGATYTKPVRDSMVFSLFIFVVAYFSFIPYFDNHGLWLAFILFSAGRSFFLFRETKKLERHSFS; the protein is encoded by the coding sequence GTGGGTTATAAAGAGTATTTAAGTATCGCCATTCCCTTTGTCATTTCGACTGTGACACAGCCTCTTTTGGGTGCGGTGGATACGGCGGTGATTGGGCGTTTGGGTGAGCCTGCTTTTGTGGGTGGTGTTGCCATTGGTACAGCCATTTTGAACACGCTTTATTGGTTGTTTGGTTTTTTGCGTGTGGGAACATCGGGATTTTCCGCACAAGCGCTGGGCTCTCAAAGTGAAAAGCAGATCTATTTTGCTTATTTTAGGCCTCTTTTTATTGCGCTGTGCATTAGCGTGATTTTTATTGGTTTGCATCAGCCTATTTTAGAGGGGGCGTTTGCCATTTATGAGCCTGAAAGTAGAGTTTTGGAGAGTACACAGACCTACTTTGAGATTTTGATTTGGGGTGCTCCTTTTGTTTTGATTGGGTATGTGAATTTGGGTTGGATTATGGGGCAAAAGCGCATTAAAGAGACGATGTGGCTTCAGATTTCAACCAATCTTATTAACATTATCCTCGATGTGGTGTTTGTCTTTTATTGTGATTTTGGCGTAGCGGGTGTGGCGTATGCAACCTTGATTGCTCAAGGGTATGCGTTTGTTTTAGGGCTTTGGTTTATCTCAAAAATCATCACCTTTAAGCGTATTGTTCATTTTAAAGAGGAGCTTCTGCACAAAGGTGAGCTTAAAAAAATTATGAGTGTCAATGGCGACTTGATGATTCGCACCGTCTGTTTGCTAGCCATGACCAATATGTTTGTCGCACGAGGCAACCGTTTTGGAGTGGAAATTTTGGCGGCAAATGCTATTTTGTTTCAGATTCAGTATATTATCTCTTATCTGTTCGATGGACTTGCCAATGCCTCAAGCATCTTTGCGGGGCGTGCCGTGGGGGCTAAAAACAAAGAGCAGTACCATGAAGTATTTCGGATTTCTAATGTGATGGTTTTTGGATTAAGTATGCTAGTGGCTTTGATGATAGTTCTTTTTGAGAAGCCTATGATTGCGCTTTTTACAGATATCGCTTCGGTGCAAACACTTTGTTTGGAGTACACCCTTTGGCTGGCGATTTTTCCTTTTTGTGTGGGAATTGGACTGGTCTATTATGGTGTTTTTACGGGTGCCACCTACACGAAGCCCGTGCGTGATTCGATGGTCTTTTCTCTCTTTATCTTTGTTGTTGCCTATTTTAGTTTTATCCCCTACTTTGATAATCACGGCTTATGGTTGGCGTTTATTCTCTTTAGTGCTGGGCGTAGTTTCTTTCTTTTTAGAGAGACGAAAAAGCTGGAGCGTCACTCCTTCTCGTAA
- the nikB gene encoding nickel ABC transporter permease subunit NikB → MRNYILKRLFFTLPMMLAISFIAFVLISFIPSDPAEVALRVNEIIPTHEAVASMRESLGLNDPFLVRYVNWLYDCLRLDFGSSYINHNRLVFDEIARSLPATLKLAFFSFVIVIVVSFPIGILSAVFKDSITDKVTRVFMFLFTAIPNYWLGLILMWVFAIHFNLLPTSGATSFAHYILPAITLSMTYVSTYIRLIRNSMLENMQENYLFYARVRGISEGVIVLKHLFTNSLQSTMNALGMSVVQLIAGTFVIENIFAIPGIGRLCISAIFNRDYPIIQAYILMMGLLFVFCNLFVDIVQTYLDPKQRRSM, encoded by the coding sequence ATGAGAAATTATATTTTAAAGCGTCTATTCTTCACCCTCCCTATGATGTTAGCTATCTCGTTTATTGCGTTTGTTTTGATTAGTTTTATCCCCTCCGATCCTGCTGAAGTAGCGCTTCGGGTGAATGAAATTATTCCTACCCATGAAGCGGTGGCTTCCATGCGAGAGAGTTTAGGCTTGAATGATCCTTTTTTGGTGCGCTATGTGAATTGGCTGTATGACTGTTTGCGTTTGGATTTTGGAAGCTCTTACATCAACCACAACCGTTTGGTCTTTGATGAGATAGCAAGAAGTCTTCCTGCGACACTCAAACTGGCATTTTTCTCGTTTGTTATCGTGATTGTGGTGAGTTTTCCCATTGGTATTTTAAGTGCGGTGTTTAAAGACTCCATCACAGACAAAGTAACGCGCGTTTTTATGTTTTTATTTACCGCTATCCCTAATTATTGGCTTGGTCTTATTTTGATGTGGGTCTTTGCCATTCATTTTAATCTTTTACCCACCAGTGGCGCCACCAGTTTTGCGCACTACATCTTACCTGCCATCACGCTCTCCATGACCTATGTTTCAACCTACATTCGTCTCATTCGTAACTCCATGTTAGAAAACATGCAAGAGAACTACCTCTTTTATGCGAGGGTTCGAGGTATTAGCGAGGGGGTTATTGTTCTTAAGCACCTTTTTACCAACTCTTTGCAATCAACCATGAATGCCCTTGGTATGAGCGTGGTGCAACTTATTGCAGGAACCTTTGTCATTGAGAATATCTTTGCGATACCAGGTATTGGAAGGTTGTGTATTAGCGCAATTTTTAACCGAGATTATCCGATTATTCAAGCCTACATTTTAATGATGGGGCTGTTGTTTGTCTTTTGTAACCTCTTTGTGGACATTGTACAAACCTATTTAGACCCTAAACAGAGACGGAGCATGTAA
- the yedE gene encoding YedE family putative selenium transporter: protein MVRKLAYWPIVAGVIFGVAAPLLAKFGNPGNMGMCAACFLRDISGALGFHSAAIVQYIRPEIIGLILGAFVSSFLFKEFKPRAGSAPLARFFLGVFAMIGALVFLGCPWRMFLRLSAGDWTALAGFGGLIVGILMGIYFFKKGFSLGRNRPAHPLVGYIMPLFGVVLLALLLWGMYGEATPVKFSTKGPGSMYAPLLISLGVGLLLGFVFQKSRFCTIAAVRDTVLLKETHILQGLVAFVLLAFITNMLLGQFHAGFEKQPIAHNDALWNFLGMVLSGLALTLVGGCPGRQLVLSGEGDSDAGVFIMGLIVGAGVAHNFALASSPAGIGANAPFMVFAGLIFCIILGIFAKERR from the coding sequence ATGGTTAGAAAATTGGCGTATTGGCCTATCGTGGCTGGTGTCATTTTTGGTGTTGCCGCACCCTTATTGGCAAAATTTGGTAATCCTGGTAACATGGGTATGTGTGCGGCGTGCTTTTTGCGTGATATTTCAGGAGCGCTTGGATTTCACAGTGCGGCGATTGTGCAGTACATTCGTCCTGAAATTATTGGGCTTATTTTAGGAGCATTTGTCTCTTCTTTTTTGTTTAAAGAGTTTAAGCCTCGTGCGGGTTCTGCACCTTTAGCTCGCTTTTTCTTAGGCGTTTTTGCGATGATAGGCGCTTTGGTTTTTCTAGGATGCCCGTGGCGTATGTTTTTACGTCTCTCCGCAGGGGATTGGACAGCATTGGCGGGATTTGGTGGATTAATCGTAGGAATTTTAATGGGCATTTACTTTTTCAAAAAAGGGTTCTCTCTTGGACGTAACCGCCCTGCGCATCCTTTGGTGGGTTACATCATGCCTCTTTTTGGTGTGGTGCTTTTAGCTTTGCTTCTTTGGGGAATGTATGGCGAAGCAACGCCTGTGAAATTTTCAACCAAAGGCCCTGGATCCATGTATGCACCGTTGCTGATCTCTTTGGGTGTTGGCCTTTTATTAGGTTTTGTCTTTCAAAAAAGTCGTTTTTGTACCATTGCGGCTGTGCGAGATACCGTGCTTCTTAAAGAGACGCACATTTTACAAGGCTTGGTAGCGTTTGTCCTTTTAGCGTTTATCACCAACATGCTTTTGGGTCAGTTTCATGCGGGATTTGAGAAACAGCCCATTGCACATAACGATGCCTTATGGAACTTTTTAGGCATGGTACTCTCAGGTTTAGCATTGACATTAGTCGGCGGTTGTCCTGGTCGTCAGTTGGTTTTAAGTGGCGAGGGTGATAGCGATGCGGGTGTGTTTATTATGGGGCTTATTGTGGGAGCAGGCGTTGCGCACAATTTTGCTTTAGCGAGTTCCCCTGCTGGTATTGGTGCGAACGCTCCGTTTATGGTTTTTGCGGGATTAATTTTTTGTATTATTTTAGGCATTTTTGCCAAAGAGAGGAGATAA
- a CDS encoding ABC transporter ATP-binding protein: MILEVKNLCVSVRTKQGLHPLVRDVTFTLEKNHCLGILGESGSGKSITCKAVMGLLDERFHVEGEVWFNGKDILKMSPKERTLIRGKEICMIIQNPMTAFNPLFNMENQLLETLQSHLHVKEKKALLSLILESFEKMNLSDGEAILKKYPHQLSGGMLQRIMIALCIALNPSVIIADEPTTAIDVVNQVEVIRELKKVRELYHTSMIFISHDLSILSQISDAMMVMHQGVIVEKGLAKEIIFSPKEAPTKELISTRLKLIEAFRACVKECVC, from the coding sequence ATGATACTCGAGGTGAAAAACCTGTGCGTGAGTGTGCGCACGAAACAAGGCTTGCACCCTTTGGTGCGTGATGTTACTTTTACCTTAGAGAAAAATCACTGTTTAGGCATTTTAGGTGAGTCTGGCAGTGGAAAAAGTATTACATGTAAAGCGGTGATGGGGTTGTTGGATGAGCGTTTTCACGTTGAGGGTGAAGTGTGGTTTAATGGCAAAGATATTTTAAAAATGTCGCCTAAAGAGCGAACACTGATTCGGGGTAAAGAGATATGTATGATTATTCAAAACCCCATGACGGCATTTAATCCTCTCTTTAACATGGAAAATCAGCTCTTAGAAACCCTGCAAAGTCATTTACATGTAAAAGAGAAAAAAGCGCTTTTGAGCCTGATATTAGAGTCGTTTGAGAAGATGAACCTCAGTGATGGCGAGGCGATTTTAAAGAAGTACCCGCATCAGCTTAGCGGGGGTATGTTGCAACGCATTATGATAGCGCTTTGTATTGCGCTGAATCCCTCTGTCATTATTGCCGATGAGCCAACCACGGCGATTGATGTGGTCAATCAAGTCGAGGTGATTCGTGAGCTGAAAAAAGTACGTGAACTCTACCACACCAGCATGATTTTTATCTCCCATGATTTGAGCATTTTAAGCCAAATATCCGATGCCATGATGGTGATGCATCAAGGGGTGATTGTGGAGAAAGGTTTGGCAAAAGAGATTATCTTTTCCCCAAAAGAAGCCCCGACTAAGGAGCTTATCTCCACACGTCTTAAGCTCATTGAGGCGTTTAGAGCGTGTGTGAAGGAGTGTGTATGTTAG